One window from the genome of Candidatus Binatia bacterium encodes:
- a CDS encoding anti-sigma factor yields the protein MNPADIRALSYRAPDNLHQVLQQQMRAAAPVAAARGIARRQFAAVALAWAASLLVVATWNTNPGEDALVRDVVAGHVRSMMADHLTDVPSSDRHTVKPWFGGKLDFSPLVADTTADGFPLVGGRLDYLSGRPVAAVVYRRQQHVINLFTWPAAKDDDSPPRTLSRQGYQIIEWSRAGMSYWLVSDLNGAELQALAERIRSAG from the coding sequence ATGAACCCAGCCGACATCCGGGCACTGTCGTATCGTGCGCCCGACAATCTTCACCAGGTGTTGCAACAGCAGATGCGGGCGGCCGCTCCTGTCGCGGCGGCACGAGGCATCGCGCGCCGGCAGTTCGCGGCCGTCGCGCTCGCGTGGGCTGCTTCCCTGCTCGTCGTCGCGACCTGGAACACGAATCCGGGCGAAGACGCGCTCGTTCGCGATGTCGTTGCCGGCCACGTTCGCTCGATGATGGCGGACCACCTGACCGACGTGCCGTCCTCGGACCGCCACACGGTCAAGCCGTGGTTCGGCGGAAAGCTCGATTTCTCGCCGCTGGTTGCAGACACCACCGCGGACGGTTTCCCGCTGGTCGGCGGCCGTCTCGACTATCTGTCCGGGCGACCGGTCGCTGCCGTCGTCTACCGGCGCCAGCAGCACGTGATCAACCTGTTCACGTGGCCGGCGGCCAAGGATGACGACTCGCCGCCCCGCACGCTTTCGCGCCAGGGCTACCAGATCATCGAGTGGAGCCGCGCCGGCATGAGCTACTGGCTGGTCTCGGACCTGAACGGCGCCGAGCTGCAGGCTCTTGCCGAGCGCATCCGCAGCGCGGGCTGA
- a CDS encoding sigma-70 family RNA polymerase sigma factor, whose product MEPATTSRQLEAALLPHLDSAWNLARWLARNDADAWDITQESYARAIRFFPTLQGDAKPWLLSIVRNTFYSWAHRNGSRRTEPLDEDEHAGEADMARGPELLSILHDDLGRVRKALEALPDEFREAIVLRELEGLSYQDIADAAGVPIGTVMSRLSRARARVQRLLALHEGEER is encoded by the coding sequence ATGGAACCGGCGACCACGTCACGACAACTCGAGGCAGCGCTGCTGCCGCACCTCGACTCGGCCTGGAACCTGGCAAGATGGCTTGCCAGGAACGATGCCGACGCCTGGGACATCACCCAGGAATCCTACGCGCGCGCGATCCGTTTTTTTCCGACGCTGCAGGGCGACGCCAAGCCGTGGCTGCTCAGCATCGTGCGCAACACGTTCTACTCGTGGGCGCACCGCAACGGCTCGCGGCGCACCGAGCCTCTCGACGAGGACGAGCATGCCGGCGAAGCGGACATGGCGCGAGGTCCGGAGCTGCTGTCGATCCTGCACGACGATCTCGGCCGCGTGCGCAAAGCGCTCGAAGCGCTTCCCGACGAGTTCCGCGAAGCGATCGTGCTGAGGGAGCTCGAGGGGCTTTCGTACCAGGACATCGCCGATGCAGCCGGAGTCCCGATCGGCACCGTGATGTCGCGCCTGTCGCGCGCAAGGGCGCGGGTGCAGCGCCTGCTCGCCCTGCATGAAGGAGAAGAGCGATGA
- a CDS encoding DoxX family protein, translating into MKSSDRRSPLLSALGWLADSPVDAPASTLLLRLMAGGVFFWEGILKFVYVNQGIGRFTKLGMPVPAFTADFVAVLEIVGGLMLITGLATRLIAVPFIIEMIVAILSTKIGIYLGTSPLPLPPAPPQIGFWAVLHEIRSDYAQIMTSIFLLISGPGPLSLDAWLKSRRKSEQHGTQAAWQPGAAGQHG; encoded by the coding sequence ATGAAATCATCCGACCGCCGCTCCCCCCTTCTTTCCGCCCTTGGCTGGCTCGCCGACTCTCCGGTGGACGCCCCGGCCTCCACGCTGCTGCTTCGCCTGATGGCAGGCGGCGTTTTCTTCTGGGAAGGGATTCTCAAGTTCGTCTACGTCAACCAGGGCATCGGCCGCTTCACGAAGCTCGGCATGCCTGTGCCGGCATTCACTGCCGACTTCGTCGCGGTGCTCGAGATCGTCGGTGGGCTGATGCTGATCACCGGGCTGGCAACGCGCCTGATTGCCGTTCCTTTCATCATCGAGATGATCGTCGCGATCCTGAGTACGAAGATCGGGATTTATCTCGGTACCTCGCCGCTGCCGCTGCCGCCGGCCCCGCCGCAGATCGGGTTCTGGGCAGTGCTTCACGAGATCCGCTCCGACTACGCGCAGATCATGACGTCGATCTTCCTGCTGATCAGCGGCCCGGGGCCTCTGTCGCTGGACGCGTGGCTCAAGTCCCGCCGAAAATCCGAGCAGCATGGCACCCAGGCTGCCTGGCAGCCGGGCGCGGCCGGCCAGCACGGGTAG
- a CDS encoding 2-oxo acid dehydrogenase subunit E2: MAPLSRSDADLIRDVHPVRRIMPFVMPTRTESAVLCCEQVLAAPSQAFLAKTNATRPAERPASLFHMVLRAVALAFHERPRANRFVAGGRYWQRRGVWISFSGKKGMSDSAPIYTAKRLFPEGESFTDLVDSIWDAQLAGRSDRESDTDREINLLLKMPPFLLSRFVRIGRWLNERNLFPKVMIDNDPLFASAFVANLGSVGIDACYHHNYDYGTIPVFITIGRLKKVPVVDDDGKIVAAEVFDLKYTYDERTEDGFYVSRALAGIKRRLESPDQL, translated from the coding sequence GTGGCCCCCTTATCCCGTTCCGACGCCGACCTGATCCGCGACGTCCATCCTGTTCGCCGCATCATGCCGTTCGTGATGCCGACGCGCACCGAGTCGGCCGTGCTCTGCTGCGAGCAGGTTCTGGCTGCGCCGTCGCAGGCATTCCTCGCCAAAACGAACGCGACGCGCCCCGCCGAGCGGCCGGCCTCGCTGTTCCACATGGTGCTCCGCGCCGTTGCGCTGGCCTTCCACGAGCGGCCCCGCGCCAACCGGTTCGTTGCCGGCGGACGCTACTGGCAGCGGCGCGGCGTCTGGATCTCGTTCTCCGGCAAGAAGGGCATGAGCGACAGCGCGCCGATCTACACGGCCAAGCGCCTTTTCCCGGAAGGGGAGAGCTTTACGGACCTCGTCGACTCGATCTGGGACGCGCAACTCGCAGGCCGCTCCGACAGGGAGAGCGACACCGACCGCGAGATCAACCTGCTGCTGAAGATGCCGCCGTTCCTGCTCAGCCGCTTCGTCCGGATCGGGCGCTGGCTGAACGAGCGCAACCTGTTTCCCAAAGTGATGATCGACAACGATCCGCTGTTCGCCTCCGCATTCGTCGCCAATCTCGGCAGCGTCGGCATCGACGCCTGCTATCATCACAACTACGACTACGGCACGATCCCCGTCTTCATCACGATCGGCCGCCTGAAAAAGGTTCCCGTCGTGGACGACGACGGCAAAATCGTCGCGGCCGAGGTGTTCGACCTCAAGTACACGTACGACGAGAGAACCGAAGACGGGTTCTACGTTTCGCGCGCGCTCGCGGGGATCAAGCGAAGGCTGGAAAGTCCCGACCAGCTCTAA